GAGTTTGACCGTCCAGACCGGACCTTGCTCCAAACCCTGACGAATGCCTTCACTCGACCCTTCAAGCTGCTGGCCACCCAGCCCATTGTCCAAGTCCTCTCGCTGTACCTCATGTTCCTGTACGGCATGATATACCTGATCTTCTCGACCTTCCCGACCCTGTTCGCGACCAAGTACGGCGAGACCCCAGGCATCATCGGCCTCAACTACATCTCCATCGGCGTCGGCTTCTTCCTGGGGACCCAGGTCTGCGCCCCGTTGCAGGACCGCGTCTACGCAGCCCTCAAGCGTCGCTATGTGCCCGACGGAGGACCAGGGCGGCCAGAGTTCCGCGTCCCCATGATGATTCCGGGCGCGCTGCTCGTCCCCATCGGCATCTTCATCTACGCGTGGACGGCCGAGGTGCCCACGCACTGGATCGGGCCCAACGTCGGCGCGGCCGTGTTTGGCTTCGGCTCCATTATCGGATTCCAGTGCGTGCAGGGATACATTGTCGATTCGTACACGCGGTACGCCGCCAGTGCCGTGGGCGCCATCACCGTGCTTCGCAGCCTGGCTGGCTTCGGGTTCCCGCTGTTTGCCCCGACAATGTATAGGAATCTAGGGTATGGGATGGGCGGCACCGTGCtagccatcatctccattgtTATTGGGTGGCCGGCGCCGTTTTTGCTCTGGAAGTATGGTGCTGCGTTGAGAGCGAGGAGCAAGTTTAGTGCTGGGCCGTGATGGTGGATTGTGGGAAGGCTGCTGAGGCGAGCAGGGGAACGAGGTGGAAAACGAAGGGGGCGCTTTAGACAACGGCTCCTTGGAAATGGGGAAAGGGTTCAACTTTGCATCATTATTTCAGAGAATGGAATAGGATAGAATGTTTTTATGCATCCTACCCATGCCACGCCACACAATTCATCAAGCAATTCGTGGGCATATATAGACGAAGTTTCAATATACCTCaagtttaaaataaaatctcTGATTCGATATTGCTCCTCGGTGTAGGCAAGGACCCAGTAAAACTCATGATTCATATCTGTTCATCCAAGAGTCTATGCTGTATTTTTGTGTCTGATTCTATGAATTGTAAGAGTAAATAGTTTTCCAACATTACGGTCATACAATTAAACAGAGTATCCCATCTTTCTGTCGCCAATCACCTTCCAAAACTCCTCCACCAGGTCCTTCTGGCCCGTCGGCGCGCCTCTCACGGCCAAATACACCCTCGACTCCAGCTCGGGATCCCAGTTGCCTGGATTTCCGCTAACCATCCTCCCCCCAGCTTCAGCGAGAAGGCACCAGCCGGCGCAGACATCCCAGGCCCAGCATCCACCTTCCCAGTAGGCGTCCATCTGGCCAGCAGCCACGGCAGCAATGTTGAGAGCGGCCGATCCCAGAGATCGAAGCGAATGCACCATGGAGCCGCCCGATTCCCTACTAGCGGCCAGTTTCTTGAAGACGTCCGTCTTGAGCTCAAAGTTGGATCCCTCTCGGTCAGAGCCCCATTCGACTGCGATCAGGGATGTCCCCAGGCCTTGGAGAGGGCGGGGAGATTTGGCCAGGGGCAGCTTTTGAGGAGTCGTGCCTTTGCTCCGGGTCATGTAggcgcctttgcctttgatgGCCGTGAATAGGAGGTCCTGCCACGGGTTGTAGATGACACCTACTACAGGAGAGCGTTGGACGGCTAGGCCGAGGGAGATGCATGCGTTTGGGAAGGAGTGGACAAAATTGGTGGTGCCTGTGAGCATCGAGTATTAAGCATTCGTAGTAGGCTTGAAAGGAGGAGCGCAGTGACTACGGCGGATCGAACTCACCGTCGATAGGGTCAACGACAAATGTAGGCTCCGGTCCAAGTCTCATGCCAGGCTTGTACGTCTCCTCGCCCATGAAGGATACGGATGGGAATGACGCAGCCAGTCTGCCAGACACCATCTTCTCGACAGCCTGATCGGCCTCGGTGACAATGTCGACGGCTGACCAAAGAAGTCTACAGTTAGCTATTTGAGTTCCAAATACTACAACAGTGCTCGGCGATGTGGTTCTTGAAACCTGAGAGCCTAGACCTCCTTTCTCCCAGACATACAGTTCAGCTTGGTACCGGTGTCGAGGTCAGCCGGGTTGGCACTGAGAATCATGCGGCCGGCTTCGTAGGCAATTGCCACCATCTCATCGTGGACAGCTTGAAGGTCGAGATCTGCCATGGTTGCTGCGACCCCAGTTGGGCTGTTGGAAATCCCTACGCCTGAGGGCTGATGCTCTTGCAAAGCAAAGGACAAGGTGACGAGTGTGGTGTTTCTCTTCGGACGCTCCTCGACGTGGGGTGGAGGGGCActggctccatgtcggcatgaCGAAGTGACGTTGGGTTATTTTGGGGATAGTTATTAGAGTGGGGGACTGGACCCTTGGCAGGTACCTCCTGGAGACCTGATGCTTgtgttggacatggccaggtacctgggtacttaagtatgtattGGACAGGATTCATGCACCAAGACATGCTCGGAATTCAGGTTGGAACGCCAGTCAAGCAAACCTTGTAGTAAAGACAATCCTTGACTGTGTATATCAAGAGAGAGAGCGCGCCATCGTCGCAACTATAGCCAAACAAACTCCGACCATGTTAAGCGCCCTGAGCTATACCGTACAGCTTGCAGCAAAACaacaaagagagagaaaaaaaagaacagcgAGCCGATGCCCTGATACCTCGGCCTTGTTCATCTTGCAGCTTTAAAACATATCAACTGTGAACTCTTCCGGTAAATGCGCATGTTTTCCCCTACACGGTACATAACCACCATGATCCCATCTCCCGTCTCCTGTTCTTTGTCCTGAACCATCCCAATCTcggccgccatcatcacatccCCCCCGCTCAACACAAGTGGCTTTTCCATTTTATACATTCTCCCTAAAGGCCGACCTTCTCTCAGTAGGGCTGCTTCCATCGCTCTCCGGTTGACTTGGTCTTGATCTATGAGTATGCGCCGCAGCCGTATCGATAGGTCGGGGACTGACACCACGCAAACTTGagacggcatcatcatcgaaTGGATTCTTGTTCTGGGAGACGTCAGGACGGCCCGGTTTGCGACcgcgctcctcgtcgtcgtagtcTGCACGAGGGTTCGTGGCCAAATTCATGCTGTAGCTGCTGCCGCCAGGATACTCGGTGTTGCTATGCCGACCGAGCTCCTGTTCTTCGTAGTATCCGTAGCCGTCGGCTTCATTGCCTACACGCGCATCCCAGGCCTCGTCGGGATCGAGAGGGCCAAAGCCTCGACGCCCGCCACTGCCGCCCTGAAGAGGCCGCTCGTATGCACCGGCCGCGGAACGATTGTTTCTGTTCTTGACCTTGCGGACCTGATCGTTGAACCAGCCAACGACGCCGCCGGGAGCTGGCTGCGGGGGGCCGTAGGGGGTTTCGTTTCGTTTCCACGGCAAATACGACGATAGCGTAGGCGGCGGTAACTGTGCACGGAAGCAAACAGAGAGTCGACAGTTAGCGTTGACAGACAGAAGACGCGGGTGTCAGTACATACGCCTAGCCTGCGCGCGCGCATTCGAGCAAAGACGACCCAGCCGCCGACGGCCGCCGTGAGCAGCACGATGATGGTAATGACGATGGCCCCAGCCGTGGACACCATTGTGGGTGGGATGGAGAGACACGGTCTCAGTGGTGTTGTTTGCAGTGGTACTACTACCAGACTAGTCACTACCAGGTAGGAGCCCAAATCGAAGCAAATGGAGGTGCCAGAGCAACGCGCGACAGAGGTTGCCGTGCACCGGACCGCGCAGAGACGTCAAAGGTGGTCGCGAGCCCAGATGTTGTGGGATGACGGATGACGAATGACGAATGCACGGCGCAGGCATCCAGATTCCGGTAATCGAGCTTGGGGCTAGATTGGGCACAATGTACTTTAAGTTAGCAGCTGCTGGTTTTCGGTTGTCAGCACGTCCAGTTGACGGCCACGGAGCCGACAAGGAACTGTCCACTTGAGCCGCCTGGCTGGTATTGACATGCACGTACGAGTAGTCAAATAGGTCTGGTATTGGTCGACTGCCCAGGTGCAGGTGCATGTGGTGACGAGGTCCGTATGTGTCGtcaattgatggcttcgCAGCCAGGGCTTAGCGTGTCTCCAGTGACACACAGACGCTGTTCACACACCGAGACTTGGCGCCCGTCACCACCCCGTAGCAACTAGTACATGTACATTAagtattgaccagaccagacttcTTCTGCATGTGGGTCTCATAGTTTCAAGATTCGTATCATGATACAGCCGTCGAGCAGTGTCAAGCTCATTCATGGATGTTTACGGATTTACGGAGAGTATACGTACATACCTAGCAGGGACCTTAACCTATACCCAACATATGTTTGTTTATTTGTTTACTTCTCACTTGCACACTGTGAGGCGCAGGTAGAGCCAACCATAAAGTCACCAATTACATGCATGTACCAAATAGCTAAAGTCTAGACGTACTACAGGGGAAAATAAAACAAGCTCAAGTCGCTAAATCAATGCATCTCATGGTATAACCTGTCCGCCGATATGCTCTTCCTCGGTTCAGCACTGGTCCCAGAGACCACCTTTTTTGGCAAAGTCCAACCCCTTGAGGAAGTCGCCAACTTCACAGCGCCCGAGCTTGTCTGCCTTGCAGCCCTTGAGAGGGATTACTCTATCATTGACGAGAACTCGGACCATCTCGTAGTCGTCTCCGCCGCAGTGCATCTTTTCGACATACATGCGTGCTCCGAACGGCACGGCTTGTGAAGCAGAGTATCCGTCGGCTGTCTTGGGGGACACCCTGCGATCGGTGGGAATTTCAGTAGCGTTGGTATATATCCCGAGTGCGGCGTAGACTGTCATCATTGTGTTGTCGTGACTGAAGTCGGCATACAGTAGCCGGTTGAGAGGGAAGGTCGACGGGTTAGAGTCGAGTGTTTCATTTGTTGATGTGTGGTCTTGGACCGGAGAGTGGGAAAGTCGAGCAATCAGTTCATTAACATATCCTACTCCCTGGGTCGGTCCCAGCGGATTTGCTGGTCCGTAGCCATACCACTTCTCCAACGATTCGTAATACTCATATCCACGCCACTCCTCCTTGGAAAACAAGCGACAAAAGTCGGAAACTGTCGATTTTTCCGAGGCAACAGTGTTGAAGGGGCAAAGATCCATAAAGTAAACCGTTTCCTCGAGCGTAATCCTGGCGCCAGGAAGCTTCGCGTTAAGACGCTCCATTATGGGAGTGGCCCAGATATTCTTCCAGGGGGCTTGTTTGTCGTGTGCAAGCTCCGCGTTAGGTCCAGTTTCAAACGCACCACAGGTTCCATGATCCAAGGTGTTGTTTGACCCGTTATCCTCTGGAATGACGAGAATATCCTCCAGGTATTTACTGCcattcttgcccttggcttTGTAGAAGCCATGAACAAAATCTTGCGCTGACATGACGACTCTTTCAGAGCCCGAGGCTCGAACAAAGGGATGGGTCGAATCCTCCGCTAACTTCTGATAGCGCTTGAAGAACTTTTTTCCAGACTTGACCATTTCCTGCTCGCCAAAGGGGGTGAGGTCGTCAGAACCTAGAGTATACTTGTAATCCTTGAGAAACTCGAAGCCTTTCCCATAGTCCTTGACATCTTTTTGGATCCGCTCAACCAGGTCCTTGTAGGCCTTGGACTTGCCGGCCGTCGGGTTGCGGGACCCATGTCGAGACAAGATTGAAGCAAAGGTGACCTCGCATCCCGACGGGATGTCAGGCTTGATAGATCCCTTGTGTGCTGAGAAGTACGGCGAGTACTGGCCCCAGTGCTTGCGAAAATCGTGGGTGCAGGAGCCGTTGTTAACGCACGACTCGGAGTCTGATCGATCTCGCCTATAAGGAGTCCCTTGTTGAGCAACATTGCGGAGTGGGATGCTGCGTGGCGATGTGACACTTACGCGAAGGCAAAGCCCAGAAAAACAAAGACGGCGAGCAACATGACGCTCATTGATAATTTAAAAAACCTTGAGCGAGGAGGCCGCTCATCAAAGATTTGCTGTGCATGATTTCGTCCCGTCACGGGCGCCGGAATGGCCCTATATTTGTGGTTTGGCCCGGCGAGCGTCTTCAGCGAGGCCACGGTATTTGATATTACACCCATTGTGTCTCGGTCACCAGGTTGGTCTAGTGCGGGGATCAATATCTGCACGAAGGGTAGTATTGAGTATTGCGCAGCGTTCaatgtaccgagtacgtcGTGTCGATACGCCGATCCGAGTATGTTGGGATAaatgccgccttggccgccatcaAAAGCGATTGTTCAACACGGCAGGCCGCAGATTGGAGCCCAGATAAGCAGTGTGAAGCTGGTGGCCgagagggaaaagagaacCAGTGGCTGAGCCCGACGTATAAATACCAGCATCCGAGACCAGACCacatgcaacattgaagtctgACGATTCAGGAGCCTCGTTTACCGCGTCATCGCTGCGAGGCTGTTCCAGCCGTACATAGGGGGTTCAGGTGCTCGCTGGGCAGGAGGAACCAACGGCACCAACcagcctgcatgtggtgctTGCATCAATTTGGTCTCCTGGTGGTACCGTTGCCGCCACCAACCATGGGCAGCATCGGCCCCTGGTCTCTCAAATGTCGACGGTTGCCCTCGCGCTCGACCT
The DNA window shown above is from Metarhizium brunneum chromosome 1, complete sequence and carries:
- the INM2 gene encoding Inositol monophosphatase 2: MADLDLQAVHDEMVAIAYEAGRMILSANPADLDTGTKLNSVDIVTEADQAVEKMVSGRLAASFPSVSFMGEETYKPGMRLGPEPTFVVDPIDGTTNFVHSFPNACISLGLAVQRSPVVGVIYNPWQDLLFTAIKGKGAYMTRSKGTTPQKLPLAKSPRPLQGLGTSLIAVEWGSDREGSNFELKTDVFKKLAASRESGGSMVHSLRSLGSAALNIAAVAAGQMDAYWEGGCWAWDVCAGWCLLAEAGGRMVSGNPGNWDPELESRVYLAVRGAPTGQKDLVEEFWKVIGDRKMGYSV
- the phyB gene encoding 3-phytase B, which gives rise to MGVISNTVASLKTLAGPNHKYRAIPAPVTGRNHAQQIFDERPPRSRFFKLSMSVMLLAVFVFLGFAFARDRSDSESCVNNGSCTHDFRKHWGQYSPYFSAHKGSIKPDIPSGCEVTFASILSRHGSRNPTAGKSKAYKDLVERIQKDVKDYGKGFEFLKDYKYTLGSDDLTPFGEQEMVKSGKKFFKRYQKLAEDSTHPFVRASGSERVVMSAQDFVHGFYKAKGKNGSKYLEDILVIPEDNGSNNTLDHGTCGAFETGPNAELAHDKQAPWKNIWATPIMERLNAKLPGARITLEETVYFMDLCPFNTVASEKSTVSDFCRLFSKEEWRGYEYYESLEKWYGYGPANPLGPTQGVGYVNELIARLSHSPVQDHTSTNETLDSNPSTFPLNRLLYADFSHDNTMMTVYAALGIYTNATEIPTDRRVSPKTADGYSASQAVPFGARMYVEKMHCGGDDYEMVRVLVNDRVIPLKGCKADKLGRCEVGDFLKGLDFAKKGGLWDQC